The genomic stretch ATAGAGTTTAAATCAGCATATTGAATCTAGTTTAATACAGACAATTTTTTTATTGAGCAAGATTCATGAGGTTTAATACATTTTAGCCGTGTAGTTCAACTAACTACCTCACACTCTTAACCAATCAATTATAGAACTAGTTTTATTTTTTAGAAAAACACCAAGTGCATGCTTAATTCCATACACTTGATTCTATATTTAGAATATCTATAACATCGGAGGAAAATTCAGTATTTTAATATTTCGTCTACGTGAcattattatttgtgtatatatagtATTGTAGATGTCAACCGTTTATCCACTGAATATTGTAGTGTAGTGTGTGTACAATCATTTTGTTGTAATCGTTTTAGCAAagtagtggaagtttgttattatctgctctctctctcttcttccatcttcatcttcttcatcttgtgCACCAATAATTTgtatcagagctccggttcagattcacagggaaacacgagtgaacggTGAGACGTTGTGCGATTGATTTTGTCTCTTGAGTTCATGTTGAACTTTTGATTGGAATCATAACAGAACCACATTTCTTGATTATGCGGGCTTGGGAAACACTAGTGTTTCGGTGAGATCTGAGTGTattgcacaaggttgaagatggaCGGAAACGGTAATCTGAGTACTAAGCTTTTAGTGTTCGATGGCGAGAACTGAAATCAATGGATGATtcagatgcgtgtgttgtttggcgctcaagatgttcttgatctcgtcaacgACAATTACGTCCAGGTTGCACTTCTGACAAATGTAACGAATGCGCAAAGAAATGCTCAGCATGATCCGAGGAAGAAGGATCAACAGAcgttgttctacatccatcagtgtatggatgtgaacgtgtttgagaaaatcgttgATTCGACGACGGCGAAGGCTATGTAGGACACACTAGTACGGTGCTACAGCGGTGATGCACCAGTGAAtaaggtgaagcttcagtctctACATAAGTAGTTTGAGAATCTCAGCATAAAGAATAATGAGAAGGTACCTGACTACATCTCCAGAGTAATTCTGATCACAAATTAGAGGAAGTAGTGTGAAGAAACTCTCTCTAAAGAAATCATCATTGATaaggtacttagatctcttactccttAGTTTGATTATATAGTTGTAGaaattgaacattctaaggatcatAACACCATGAGGATAGAAGAGCTGCAAAGCAGTCTAGAGGCGCAAGAATTGCGTCTGACTGAAAGAACCTCTGAGAGAGAGGTAGAGCATGCTCTGAAAGCTTCTTTTGTCAAGAAGGAGCAGAAGCAGTCTTGGTGCCAAGAAAATACATGGTAGGTCTCAGGAGTCAgaagcctccgattctgatgAGAAGAAACATCAGAAGGGAAGGGAGAAGCTTGACAAGAGAATGGTTCAATGCTACTATTGTAATAGATTTTGCCACTTTGCTGAggattgttggtcaaacaaggaaaggaagtCAGAAGAAGCAATCATAGTCAGAGGAGATTATGATGATGAACTTGTGCTATTGGTGGCTTATGAATCTGATGATGATGAACCTATGCGATTGAAGATTTCTGATTCTGAAAGAGACTCTGAATCTGAAGTCGAGTCTGATTCTGAAAGAGACTCTGAATCTGAAGTCGAGTCTGATTCTGAATATGAGTCGGAATCAAAAGATGAGTCAGAATctgaagattttgaagaagaGTCAGAATTTGAGGGTTCTGAAGATAAGTCGGAGTCAGAAGATGACTCTAAAGctgaagatgagtcagagtcAGAAGATGACTCTGAAGCTGAACATGAGTCAGAGTATGAAGGTGACTCTGAAGATGAAGAAGACTATGAAAGCGAgtctgattctgaaggtgaatctgattTTGATCCATATTCTGATGATGATCCAGAATCTGGATGTAATGCAATCTCTGGAGATGGAGCTTCTGGAGGTAGAGCTTCTGAAGGTGGAGCCTCTGAAGGTGGTCAAACTTTTAAGAGTGGTATAGCATCTGATATTATTCCAGAATCAAAAGGAGATTCTAAACAAGTTtagagaccacaaagaatcaggCAAATACCAATAAGATTTGTAGAGTTTGAAATGTAGCAAGATACTGAAGTAGACTCTGAGAGAGAAGTCGTGTCATGTTAGTAGACTTTGAAACAGTAAGTATTGAAGAAgctctcaagaagaaagtgtgtctgaaggtcatgaaagaagaacttgagcttctgaagagatttgagctATTGAATTGTAAGGTTGTTGTCACATCTGCAGAAATAAATCACAAATTAaattctgattctgaagatgatgatGTAGATGCCATAACTTTCAAGCAGTTGGTTGGCTCTatgaggtatttgtgtaataccagATCTGATATTTgttatgcagttggaatggttagtaggttcatgagtaaaccgAAGTGGTCTCATTATCAAATTGTTGTAAGGATTCAGAGGTATATAAAGGGGACTTTGAAATATGGCATTTTTCTCTCTTCTGGTGAAAAGGCTAATTCAGAGCTGGTGTGTTACTCATTctctgattggtgtggagacagtATTGACAAAAGAAGTACTTATGGATATTTGTTTAAGTATCCAGGAAGTCttatttcttggtgttccaagaagcaaccagttgttgctttgtcaatctgtgaagctgaatatattgcaggtgtTGTAGATGCATGTCAAGTTGTTTGACTTCTGAATTTACTAtaggatctgaagatcaaggtaaacaagcctctgaagttgatgattgataacaagtctgcaatcaatcttgccaagaaGCATGTActgcatgggagaagcaagcatattgagactaagtatcattttctgagaaGTCAGTTTCAAAATGGGGTGCTAGAAGTTATGCAATGTAACATCCAGAAGCAGCTAGCAGATGAACTGGTCAATTTCTCCACTTAAGGGATGAAATTGGTTATTAGTTTTGATCAATTAAATCTTGAATTAAGGGATAATGATGAAGGGTAATTTAGTATTTTGGTATTTCGTCTGCGTGatattattatttgtgtatatatagtACTGTAACTATCAATAGTTGTATCCACTTAGTATTGTAGTGCAGTGTATGTGCAATCATTTTGTTGGAACCATTTTAACATAGTAGTAAAAGTTTGTTCTTCTATCTtctctcttcttccatcttcatcttcttctacACCAAAATATAATCCATTTTAAATGTGTAAACATGATTCTAATATATTTTTCTTATTTCGGACAgaattgattttatttttataattaaattttaaatataattcttttttaataaaaatatattcAAACATAAATCTCTTTAAAATAAATTCACTTTTAGTTAGAATTATTTTGAAATAATAAATCACTCAAAACTAACTGCTATCATTGCAACACCAATAATACACTATTTATATGTATTGAATAATATAAAAATAACAAATGATAACATTGATTACCGACAAATTTATAAAATTAACGTGACAAATATATTTAGTAATACATTAAAAAAAGCCACGATACAAATATTAATcatttatatagacaaaaataaaaaatgtagGACAAATATTTAAACCAAACAATCAAATCAACTTCAAATTTACAAAATTCAATTTTAAGAATTTAGTGTAATTATTCAAAATCAACTTGTGAGAAACATAATATATCATTTCATTTCAACTTGTCTAACTATTCAAAGAAAATATTGTTTTCTCATAGAATTTGCAACTAAACCTAACTTTTCATTACAAAACTTATTTATAATATAATTATTGTCTTCACTTATAAACCTAATTTTTAACACTTTCATCATTCCTAATATTATTAGAATTGATTCATTGGATATAACTTGATAGTAAATAATCAATCAAATCTTAAACAAGCCCCTACTATATCATCTTATATTTTGTGGTTGATCTTATCTCCACTTTAAAAAAATGAATTGATAAAGTATAAATTACCCTCACttataaatatataaatatagGTTTAGACTATGATGTCTGAGGTGAGACTCTAATATCTTCTACTACATTTTTTTAAATTCAGCTATATATGTTTAAttttatgttatattttcttTAATTTATCAAATACATTACTAATTCTATATTACAATCTCTTAACATTAAATGAGTATGTCGTTCACTTTAGTTTGTCCTATAAtctttaaaattaaaaaaaaaaaatagatgTGGATTAACCGAAGTAGAATTTTTTACCCAAATAtcttattttttaaaaaaaaaaaacaaaattcagttttcaattttttttcaaactatcccaatttcaaaataaaataaaacacatAAGGCATAAGCGTCAGATTAATTGGCGATTACCCTTAAATTTTAACTgggggcgccaattggattggctacaGCACATGATGCTGCCAATCCAATATGCGTCCATGTGTAATTTGGAAGAGGAGACGTCAATTGGTCTGCCGCCTCAGTgtaatatgatttttttttataaatagatgtgttgtgtgattcatttttccacatctcatttcgtcatattgcaaacatgtttggtgttcgtcgccgctatggagaagtgatttattcgagagacaaacctcagattttgatgctcttctggaacattTGTGGTTTCGATCAAttgaagagggagttggttcgttgaTTAGATGGAAAAATATCCGaagggaaaaaattagaagtCTTGAGAGACTTGATAGtatatttggttgggtgcgagtaaaaactgataaggatgctagggaaatgatgtttggacgagatgacatcagtttgattgttgtaatcagttacAAATGTTTTGTTTTAAGTTTtcttatgttgtagtgatgtttgttgttaaccttgttgtaacaaaaagataGTGATATATAAAATGCAAagttacaaaaattgaaaggagatactaaattatgatgcagatGTTGCTCCTATATTGGGATATTTTTTCTTATTGTGTTctggttgacgacatatactacataatattatcattttatcagtcgtatccatttctgttctaatacgcGTGCTGTTTGGCCgtcattttttctttcttcgTATCTCATtgttgtgccaaactatgtcgccttcatatggaggtcagtattcctccattggtagcactgaaaagcttttgttatacacattcatgacggtaatagccttgtaaacatcagatagatggcTATAAGCGTCCTGGTGAGTATGTgcgcatgccgcaatgacatgggagcaaggaatacggaaGGCCTGGAACTTTTCATAATCGCACCAACTTTTTTTTAGTTTGACATGATAGGATAAATTTGgcctcccctcattgtggtccagTGTTTCCTGTACACtaaaattttgcctatgacggtcaaagactgtaaccgcgtgtgtgctagctttgatactTTCCTCTTTCATAACTTTCATACAATATTCACTGGATATTTGACCcgacattaacactgcactctatctttcacctctggttgtgaaggtagaagccaacctaaaataggttgttctgaCCAATGCGGTTAGTAgcgagaaattcatgatcatcaagctattgacaaggtagatatcaattaacaagagtcgccaccgcgcttttattatttccaagggaaaagggaaaaagtacgaacaaaacccaaaaagtaagaatttttcaaataaaaactaataaaagtcagagatcaaaggtaagggggttggttacacaaagggaaggtgtaAGCACCCAAAGTctcctaggtactcctagggagccttttttgtgtgcatatgtattttgtacaaagtgatgtttacaaacaaatagaatggggggatgagaaaagaattcattaattatatttttgtgtttgacaagaccttcggacttgtgcctacgtaccaacataaaaatgagggatcaaaacctcgtagttcgtgatacaaatctcaaaatggatgcattgcttttaaaaaaatttaagtttgaaaggcacaaaggcctaaaatgatttgaatgagttaattctttttggctttttgaaagtttaagtcaagtataattaagtttatttacaagtttgatttaagaaaagaagtttgaaaatgcaatggcataaggccagagtttctatctttttgcaaaaatggtcaatgtttagaacaaaaatagttcatacaaagaagattttgaaaatggagggagagattttgaaattaaagaaatggggagaagatgaagagactaccctatgtgcaaaatttaaaagtttaaagttgaaaagatctgaccaaatgggtagcaatccaatagacaaaaatgtcaatagaaacccagaattcccttggacttttagaatcaagcaacacacaaatgcataattatattctcttgaagagcaaggcatcaaataaagatggcctcatccaagcttatccattccatgatcttcttcaaaataacccatgtaacagatgaattccacaagtcacaggttcaaaataacagtttcacaatgatcatgttgtagatgaatcctagagaggtcttcaaagatgtatcagatgaagttcaaattgcaagcacttggttcttcaacaaattggcattggccaagtccattagcataggaaggttgcctagattctaagtccatttgctcaagatcaagccaacagtccactcaaaagttttttagggttttttatgattattatggACATTAATGGTTaaataccacacaaacaagcaaaatatacacaaataaaatatatcacacaatatggtccaaatggacaaagtgaaaattgcattaatataaacaattaaaatgatatgaacaatggcaaatgaaataaagtgctaaaagtaaattgcattaaagtaaaagcttgaaattaaaagttaatatttagtaagttagaggttagttttgttttacttttcaagacattctttggagaacattcaacccaTTTATCACgagcatggatccttgaaccaaaacagcttccaaaggaaggaaagaaggccaagtttccacacaataccatgaaagaggggagatttacaatctcactaactagaatgcttatgccttttatttcacaaatttagcgctatgttaagcaatcgtaattggacttatgtagaagtcacaactatttgaggtcgggcaatagaattttggtgttaatgcatgttagagacatagtataatggactatgctcataaaacataccacacacaaaaaagaacATGCAAAAGGTGTGATCTAgtctcatccatactcatgtcaatttttcaattaactattattaggactttgagatgtcataggccaaatgaaatgaatgaattaagaagagaAACGAaatgaagtgggaaggggatgaatgagatcacaaattggtcaaaggaggacttttattaaattaatatcattcattcattttgggagatggaatgtacattccatcaatcccctaaatccaatgatattaatttgacaaagtcaaataaaccttgaccaaggcctaacaacaataagcaaacccaagtaagtcaatacaaatggtcaacaaaatttaattggcatttattcaattaaaaataataaaataatgcatttaaatcaaatatgttttgtccaattcctaaattctcatcaaaacaccaaagaaatggccatgagatttatcataggtcaaacaaggtcaaaggaccttggagaaaaaatttcataatttttggatatttaaaaatatttttaaacaattaaaaacaaatgcaaaatcaattaattcatgaaaaatataaataatgatctaaaaaataattttaattcagaatgtgaaagagaaaaatatttgaattttttttgtgaaagtcccatattttttggatcaatattgaatttaatatgaattattgaagaaaatgcaattaaaataaaaattcagaaaatctaaattacgtggaccatcagatctccctcattaattaagatggcagatcagatggcccctagcgcgctatccaccatagaccttagtcagcgcgtgGCAAATGTGGTATTCAAAAGGgacgcacgagattaaaacaaaacatatggatcatgtggttctcagccttgccaagtcatcgccggagccagggctccggtcatcttctccggtggacctcaccgggctggtccaccatgaaccatcaccataatgaaaaacaaggacatgatcttgaagaaaaaaatggccctgagctcgaatctgacctccatttactccaactccaaatatattgagagatatgtggagttgaaatttgaggtacatgaactgagttgcttcgatttgacctcaaagcaactcaatcttcttgcctacattggtaggacttcagacaaccaaagaatcaatagaattgagcaagaatttgaatgaatcgaagagttcaaaatttctgaaaaataccttcaatggaggtctggattcacttgatcttgatcttgcttgtgcttgaactcactccacttgcttgcaggaagaggattgaatggttaaaaagctatggattcctggagaattgaattccaaaacagtggagattcaagctcaaattcaagagaatttttcaggcttattctttgagaattgagggtttgaagtgggggatcaaagctggcgtgaTTGTGTATaaatttctgagcaattgaagctctatttatagctgaattggttAATAATTACACACTCTctttcactttccaattttggcaaatggtgatgtaatggtgcatgggcgtgcataggcccatgaaatgatttCTAGGGGTCCAAAAATGCACATCAGATGTTCTAAGTAAGCTTGGGTTGCAAGGCAAATtcacattgatgtttgaagtttgatgcatgccaagtgatgtcaccctgtttaagccatgcgcaccctattcatttctcatccaaaatgaatgaattttagctctttggaaaggtgagatcaagaggaacaactttaatcTTCAACAATTTTTAATTTGGATCTTagaacttggagaaatttgaggtggaagtttggaaatttttgacatatcaaaatttttctaagtgtcaagccatatgtctcaatattccgccttgcttaactttttataggagcttcaaatgagaaacgtgtcttaatcaaagttgtatctctctcaaatagcttcaaaatggtcaccaatttcatttcatttggatttgaaatgatagagttatgtatttttgaagtttggaaaaatcacttgatcaatggtatataggtcaaaagtgacctataatgtagcctcatatcacatgctcaaaaatgTTGAATTAACTTccactacaaacatcaaagttgaattagacacatttaACTTGATTGTaaaacttggaaatctttcatctcataaaaaatgagaaagttatggccttgggaagttgactttcaaattagggtttagacaaaatgacctataatgtttcaacatagaaaatgattttccaaggaaaactagctctaggtatcaacatgaaagttgtttggaatgtcatttagagtaagttttctcttggaataattttcatttggtgaaaattgtaggagatagggtctagggagacccagttttgatcagatgaattcatctggccaaccaccatcaaccaacttgctaacttccaattctcttgactttattggctcatggtatATAACATATGCATAAGAcgatgaattttgaagtgtcccttgagaaatttgatcaattgatgagatagcttgttggagaagttacttaagatacctagtcaaattagggtttccaaggcaaatcaccctcaaactcttgaagaaagcttgatcaaaataacatgtagagaacattgggactcatatatgatgttcataagcattcttgaatcaattcttggttgtgctttttattcatgagggtctcaaaccctagatatgaacttgatgaatcaatgagatcatgcccttcctacaaaagagttaggtaaatgcaaagacatatttttggtattttagttagtaaaatgataatatacaagtatgatataatcacaaagtgcttggtgatctctcctaaaacaaactcaatgaaaaaaagggtaaggaggatgccaagacatgatcccaatgctaatgcttatgatggaattacatgagggatcttaggatcaaaattggggtcttacacggttattggtagatttctaatgcctttgaatacgccattcatgcattccacaaggtttgttgtaATGTGACCCCATCGACAgcctctgtcaaatgcccttgtccactgctctactaGTATGTTATCCACTGCTCTACTAGTATGTTATCCACCTATCTTCCTACATCTATATTAGACAATCTATCTTCATCACGGTAATgttgaaatgacggctgagttagagcataccctgcattcatcgcttttttgcgaaggttcttgtctttgattgcacGCATAAGGTTTTGTGCGATATGTATAATGCAATAGACATGGATAGAAGAAGGATCATGCCATAtgttatcatggttattgtaagcactctcaatggcagcatgtctatctgaaatcaaacagagattagcctgtggagcgacatgtgttctgagatgtcgaaggaagaaaacccaaccaccagcggtttcaccttcaaccagagcaaaggcaatgggaaagacattattgTTGTCATCTTATGCAACAGTCATAAGCCaagtacccttgtatttttcgtataaccatgttccatcaatttgaataataggtttaaagagtgcaaaacctttgatgcacggtTCAAACTCCCAAAAGAggcggtgaaagattctatttccAGCAACACAGGTTCCGTTTGGCGTAAatgctggcaatgtctccataattgcaacagttcCTGGTACGTATGTTTTTAGTGCCAGTAAAAACCATTGCAATTCTTTGTATGAACCCTCCCGGTTTtcgaatacctgttcaacaacccttgtccttgcaatccatgctttcttgtaagatggagtataattatatcttgtgacgatatgagatattataatgctcaccttcactgatgggtctttcTTAACAAGCGGAAAAATATCTTGACATATTAATGCAAcgcttaatttacggtgatcttgttcaacattagttgcaatgcaactgtgaggtgggtctatagaATCTATCTCCCAAGAGTCGCTTCTCTTTTTGTGAGACGCAGCCAACCGAAACTTGCAAAGGATATTacgacattcgatgacataccttctcgaatcagtgcCTTTCATAGTGAAATCAGCACagttattcatgtgaaatttttggatagctcgcacacattcttaTTTAGTGCGGAACATGTCTCCCACTTTTAACTCACCCTCTGATCGTGGATACGTGTTATAaaaaacactgttggatgtttcatcgtcatgcagatcCATGTTTTTCATATGTTGAGGCATATTATATACATGACTTAGAGGTAATGGCATTGGATGATCGTCATCtttaatgttgttgttcaacatatgatcgacctgtgtctcggtctc from Lathyrus oleraceus cultivar Zhongwan6 chromosome 7, CAAS_Psat_ZW6_1.0, whole genome shotgun sequence encodes the following:
- the LOC127102068 gene encoding uncharacterized protein LOC127102068: MVQCYYCNRFCHFAEDCWSNKERKSEEAIIVRGDYDDELVLLVAYESDDDEPMRLKISDSERDSESEVESDSERDSESEVESDSEYESESKDESESEDFEEESEFEGSEDKSESEDDSKAEDESESEDDSEAEHESEYEGDSEDEEDYESESDSEGESDFDPYSDDDPESGCNAISGDGASGGRASEGGASEGGQTFKSGIASDIIPESKGDSKQV